The genome window AAAACTTGGAATAAGAATCCAGCAAATAGCAGAGTCATATGTCCACAAGTACAACAAGCCTACCTCAGGATTTCTTACTAGCAAAGCAAGCCACATATGTCTTTTGATAGCACATCTCCTTAAAATACCGGCACCTATTTTATCATCATCTTCCTGATTCCCAGAGATAGTCAAAAGAAAACCCAAAAACTGACATTCATCACCTCTAAATTAACTTCAATGGACTTCGTCACATGACCACATAGTTATCCGAAACTATATCTGTATCGAAACAATAAAAAAGTTCCTTATTCAAGTGGTTGAGAACTTTGTGACTGCTTCTCCAAACCCCTTACAAGCTGATGACAGAACTATGATTAAAACAaatcatttttcttttataactTGAGGGTTAAGTAGATATCATCTGATAGGGTTGCTTTTGTTACTTCAAGTCCTAAGTAAACCTGCAGAGGTGGTGTAGAGGTAGAATTTTCCAGATTAAAGTAATTAACCCGAAAGAGAAGGAAATGAAATGACACAGCAGCTTTCATGAATCAACGAACCCTAATCAAGAAAAACACCGGAGTCCAGAGCAGTTTTAACCAACCTTTCTTTTCTATTTCGAGATTTCTAATTCTCCATTGTTAGACAGCCAAAAAACGTTAAAACGATGCTAATATACAAAATCAGAGAGAAGTGATCTTGATCTCCATGCAAAATTTCTTCAAATTGTTGACATAAAGTATCAAGGGGCACTCACTTTTCAGCCTTAACAAAATGACTCTTTAGGATTTTTGTAACAGCGAGTCCATTAAAAGTATCAACTTCAAAAAGTTCTTTCAGCTTCTCATCAGATATTATCCTTCCTGTATCAAATGGATCCTTCAAAATTCAAGTCAACAAAAGACTTAGTAACTGTTAGGTTCAATATGGTGAAAAAATAAATCAGTCTGAACAATACAAACAAGGTCTTAAACAACACAGAcaaaacaattaattataatacaaaGATGATTTTACTTCTTCTGTGAGGAAATACTTATCTTTTGAAAGTATTAAATTAATACTCGAACACACTCTCTGAGTAGCGGGCCTGCTAACCTAATGTTAAGCCTTGGTTTATTgtagaatatattaaaatccttcataacccaattcaaatataatttaaaatgattttactACAAATCAACCTAGAGAGTGTTTGAATGtagtttattttaaattcctaatttcaaatgacatgatttgagttgtcatttcaaattctcagcttTATTCTAGTACTGAATGTCTTcgattttaaaatgaaattcaaatccaaaatcttttatttaacCAAGCATGTAATCTTTGAATTTGTGTCGATGTACAACAGAACTAATATCCAATGTACTTCCCTAACTTACAAACAACATAATTTCCACTACTTTGAAAAGGATGGCATTTGCAAACCTGGAGATTGTTTTGATTAATGTATTCCCATATCCTCTTTATAACATCAGATCGTGATAATGAAGTTTCACCAGTACCCAAAAACTTCACCAGAGCATCTGAAAGTGGAATAGTGGCCACCTCCTCTGTATCACAACTCTTCTGGCGCTTCTCCTTTCTCTTTGGTACCTTCTCCTTTCTCTTTGGTACGTCAGAATCTACAAATTTCAAAATGGAGAAAGTTCATGAAATATCAGACCTAAAAGATCAAAACTCTGTTTAGATGctactttttttaatatataagaaCATTACTAGAGAAAATAAAAAACAGGGTGCAAAATAATAGGTCATCAGACTTTTtgttgatagaataatatgaaGATATAATTAACATGACACAAATTAATAACACCAGAAAATGCTCATCACATTGTGGGCAAGTTATGATGACAGCGTAAAAAcgctaatttttttataagctCAATTAATCAagaacaaattaattgcatttatgtaatatttaacCATTCTCACCTTCTCTCTCATGCTTAAGCTGCTTCTCCTTTGGCGTAGAATTGACTGAAGCTGTTTCAACAAGATCCAGGTGAGTTAAAATTACAGTTCCTTGATAAAGCAGTATTCACTGGAAAGATATGTAACGGAAGGAAAACATACACGAAGATAAAATGCTACCTCAATCACTATTTTACCACCAGTCAAGTTGACAGAACATCAAACCAGCAATTTAAGATATCATAATGTGTCATGGGTCAAATAGAATTCATTGTCGTCTCACTTTAGCAAATATACAGCTAAAAAATAGACTCTCTGTTAGGGCAACTACTGGAACCATCAAATTCAGACTGAATTCGCCGTTCAAATTTTCCTACAAAACACCGTCAGGCACTCGGGCCTTCATAACAGAGTAACACTCTTAATTCTATAATCACCCATTGGCTTAATTCAGTATTAACTTTATGCAGATGCAAGTGCTATTGTAATtcaatataatatgttataatcaGGCCTACTAAATTATCCACAAGCCAAGTGATGTTGAAGTAATACATATGTTGATGTCTTAATTATATGCAAGTCCAGGAAACGTAAATGTCAACTACAAAAACAGCCATAGATTCTAAACAAACTTAAATATGAAAACTCAGAAATGAAATGGGGGTGAGTTGGCAAATAACAAGCTATAACCATATATCAATTTTACTGTTAATTTCTCAATGCTGGGAAAATGTACCTAACTAGTAAGCAACATAGAATAATATAAAAGTAACATTACCATCAGAATCCAACGGCCGAATATGCTTGGCTAGGGCCTTGTTCATTTGGAACATATTTATAGAATCCACATTGAAAAGGACACGTAACGAATCATCACAAATTATATTTCTCCTGTCTGATGGGTCCTgcaaattattttctttaatatagcTCCATAGCTGTTTTACAACCTAAAAGGAAGATGATAACATACATCAAAGATCTAACACCAACAGTAATAATCTGGAACTCGAAATAATATAGAAGAAATAAATTCTCAATAATACCTCGGTTCTTGGCAATTCAGGAACTCCAGTGAACTTTTGGAGTTCTGGAGAGAGACTACATACTTTTTTAAATCCGCCTCCGCCACTGCCTCCACTTCCTTTTCCTTTCACATTTTTATTCTGCTTCTTAGACCTGACAGAAGTTAATATATTCAACACTTGAGTCAGTCTGAACTGCACAAGTCAGTAAGCCTTACAGACAAAAATGCAGAAGCAAAATTTAAGATACTCATAAGCCATAACATGTACTTCCATTGACCAAACTCCAATAGAAAATCCACTCATACTACAACCAATCAAATAAACTAACTTTATAGTAGCTTTTTCATCGTCACTGCCTTCTTCGTCTGCCACCTCCGCTTCTCCTTCTTCTTGCTCTTCTCCTTTAGGAGTCATCATAACAGTGAAATGAGATTTAGATTAGACATTAGATAAATGGATATGTAGGCAAggtaaaaaagaaagaaatctaATGTTATAGAGAAAATGATAACTACATCAAAGATGGCATTGCATACAACATAAAATATGCACAATTGATCAAACTTTTACCAGAATTAAGTAATAAAAACAAACATGCAATTCACTGTATCGATACTGTGTCTTTCCTTTAAAAAACAATAAGACTTGGAAAGCATCCATTACTCTCAACTCATCAACTGCAGAATCTACTGCTAAAAACCATATTCCTCATATTAAGCCATTAGTTAGAACCATCAAACTCAATTCTTACCATCCTTTTCTATTTACAAGAAGCTGTGAGAACTTTCCTACAAGTGCAGACAATAAATTGTCTCAAGTCTCAAAACACACTTAAAATTCCTTAATAGTCTAGTTTGTAGTATAGCAACCCCAAAATCTGTTTTGGAGACTGCCCTTTTTCCAATCCACGACTCAATTACTCATTTGGCCAAATTTCTTGTGGGTGAAATGTAACTGCAAGAGTTATCATATGGCCACATTCATTATGGTTATAATGTAGGTGTAAGAGCTATCATACCATCATAGTACAATCTAGCATCTCAATGTCATAATTAGGCTTCCTAGATCATCCATGAGCCAAGAAAAGTTaacattttaaaactttaacTGCATACTATTTCCGAAAATCACATACAGAAAGATATCCCGTACATTCATGAGCCAAGAAAAGTTAACATATTACAACTTTAACTGCATACTATTTCTAAAAATTACATATAGAAAGATATCCCGTAAATCCTGAGAAACAATTTTCTGTGAAGGTACTGACTCAAAGTCATTAATTAATCTATATGCTACATCCAAAGGTCCTCGATGTATGTTCGGGTGCTGAAAAAGTATATGGCAACTACCACAGTAACCACACAGTCATTATCCTAGGAAAACTAAGCCATAAACAATCATAAACAAGTATAGGTGGGTTGGTAAACAACCAATGACGCTCGTGGAGCAATATTACCATAAACTTTCACACACAGGAATGTGTACCTTACAAgcaactaaaaataataaaagagcaATGTTACCGTTAGATTCCAATGGCCAGATATGCTTAGCTAGGGCCTTGTTCATTTGAAACATATTTATAGAATCCACATTGAAAAGGGCACGCAATGCATCATCACAATTTATAGTTCTCCTGTCGGATGGTTCTTGCAACTCCTTTTCTCGAATATAATTCCACATCTGTTTTACAACCTGACTCAAAGATAATAATATACATCAAATATCAAGATGCTAATAATCttcaatttgaaaaattatagaagaaatatattttcagtAGTACCTCAGTTCTCGGCAATTTAGAAACCCCGGTGAAATTTTGAAGTTCTGGAGAGAGACTACAGACTTTGGCGAATCCCCCTCCACCCCCTTTTCTTTTGACTTTCTTTTTCTGCTTCTTAGGTCTGAGAGCAATAGAAGTTTGCAATCATTAAGGTCAGACTGAACGGCATTAGTCAGTCAGCCTTACAGGAAAATATGCAGAAACTACAAATAGGATACCCATAGACAAAGAAGAGTAAATAAACAAcattttatttagcaaaaaaataaattaaataaacaagattgTGTTCTTACAAATACAGAAAAACTGAATTTCTTTCTTTACATGAAAAGTTGTAAGGAATTTTTACCGCTAACAAATTATAGTATGAGTCCCCCCCAAAACTGTTTCAGTTTTTTGTAAATGTAAGCTcggcattaaaaaaaattaaaacttaacATAAGAAACATTGTTCGTGATAGTTTAGTTTCACAAGTACACTAACATGGTTGTTTTTTCCACTGTGCACGCTATAAATATTGTGGAGAAAAAAGTTCTCCAGCAAAGGTATACAATACTACAATAAAAATCTTTTCATTCTCAGGGTGTAGCTTTTAGTCCCTCCAACGAAAAAAAAGGTGTAATTTAGCAGCTAGTTTTTGGCAATTCTCAGAGAGGGGTAAGGAAAAGGTTCCTAAGTGTGGTAGCTTCTGTATTCCACATATATACTTGTTGTGGAAATGATATTGATCCAATAAAATAGATTCTAGTTTCTTGAAATGTATTTTCTTTAATCAGTAACAAGAATTCTGAAAACTacattctatatatataaatatatatatatatatatatatatatatatatatatgagagagagagagagagagagagaggggagagggATAGAGATAAGGGAGAGAGACCTAGTTCTGGTAAGAGGAGCCTTTTCATCACCActcccatcttcttcttgctcctctgtttcttcttcttcttgctcaacttgttcttgttcttcttcttcttctccttgCTCCTCTGTTTCTTGTTCTTGCTCAACTTGCTGTTCTTGATTGGGCTCCTCTTCTTGCTGTTGCTCAAAATGGGATTGGAGATAAAGATCAACTTGTTCCCGAATAAATGCTTTCTTATCAGACAAACTGACACCCAACTCTTCCTCAAGTTTCCGGCGAACAATTCCGGTGGTAGTGGTATTAAGGTCCGACGTACTTAGTATCTCGTGTAACCGCTTCACCAGCTCCGAATTCGATACCATTTTCTTCACCCACTTTCCTAAAACAAAATGTAGAACTAATTATAATAGGAGGATATTATTGTAATTCGATTCGCTTCGCCTGCCTCCCTTAATTAGGGTATGTTTTGTATTTAGGGTTAACAAGAACACCATAGATTCGCCTTGCCCATTTTTcagtttcttttatttatttctcacgtttttgcCACTCGCTTTTATATTCTTGGCcctttgttttttttcttttggtaTCTTTACTTCACTGTACTTTCCTAAAGCGGGGTTGAGCAAGTTCAACATATTTGGTGAGAATTTTGCAAAATTAACATTTATTGAAGCCTACTCTTATAAGCTGAACCATGGGAATATATACGGAAACTAAATAGTTACATCATCAATCAACATGGTGAAAGTCTGAAATCGTAGACaaattaaaatgtttgttttgataattttgacttatgaatgatttatgagttgttaaaaatataatacttctTCCGTCccccaattgtttacattgggtttgtgcacggaagttaagaaatatgtataaagtagtggaaaagtgaaagaaaagtgggagaagtggtgggaccctttgatttttaatatataaaagtagagatagtggagtaaaagtagtgtgaaagggGAAAAAAAGTaggaaagtggtgggacccattaactattttaggaaagttttgtaatgtaaagaaatgagtggaACATCCAAAAGAGGAAACTGTAAGGAATccgatgggacggagggagtaataataataaaatgatttatgagtaacttataatttgtgagtaatttttataaaaaaaaagttcaaaaaaaattagccaccgaaaaaaatacctcaaactaacttctgtctttaagtcagcttctggtttatttctgactttaagttggcttctgacttattacataaacagacatttttcagcttaaagccACCCTCGTAATTTGAGGTGAAATGATAtatttctacatattatttttctaaaaatatcaaatttataaaatctaaaattttattcagaaaaataaattttaaaaatatttgagtagaaatatatttttttgtatcgTATATTACATGCAAAATTATGTTATCTGTTAATCAGCTACAAACACTTATACAAAATTATGATAAGTGTTTGACTTATCATAAA of Daucus carota subsp. sativus chromosome 3, DH1 v3.0, whole genome shotgun sequence contains these proteins:
- the LOC108210408 gene encoding uncharacterized protein LOC108210408 isoform X2; translation: MVSNSELVKRLHEILSTSDLNTTTTGIVRRKLEEELGVSLSDKKAFIREQVDLYLQSHFEQQQEEEPNQEQQVEQEEEETEEQEEDGSGDEKAPLTRTRPKKQKKKVKRKGGGGGFAKVCSLSPELQNFTGVSKLPRTEVVKQMWNYIREKELQEPSDRRTINCDDALRALFNVDSINMFQMNKALAKHIWPLESNGEEQEEGEAEVADEEGSDDEKATIKSKKQNKNVKGKGSGGSGGGGFKKVCSLSPELQKFTGVPELPRTEVVKQLWSYIKENNLQDPSDRRNIICDDSLRVLFNVDSINMFQMNKALAKHIRPLDSDASVNSTPKEKQLKHEREDSDVPKRKEKVPKRKEKRQKSCDTEEVATIPLSDALVKFLGTGETSLSRSDVIKRIWEYINQNNLQDPFDTGRIISDEKLKELFEVDTFNGLAVTKILKSHFVKAEKESGR
- the LOC108210408 gene encoding uncharacterized protein LOC108210408 isoform X1, whose product is MVSNSELVKRLHEILSTSDLNTTTTGIVRRKLEEELGVSLSDKKAFIREQVDLYLQSHFEQQQEEEPNQEQQVEQEQETEEQGEEEEEQEQVEQEEEETEEQEEDGSGDEKAPLTRTRPKKQKKKVKRKGGGGGFAKVCSLSPELQNFTGVSKLPRTEVVKQMWNYIREKELQEPSDRRTINCDDALRALFNVDSINMFQMNKALAKHIWPLESNGEEQEEGEAEVADEEGSDDEKATIKSKKQNKNVKGKGSGGSGGGGFKKVCSLSPELQKFTGVPELPRTEVVKQLWSYIKENNLQDPSDRRNIICDDSLRVLFNVDSINMFQMNKALAKHIRPLDSDASVNSTPKEKQLKHEREDSDVPKRKEKVPKRKEKRQKSCDTEEVATIPLSDALVKFLGTGETSLSRSDVIKRIWEYINQNNLQDPFDTGRIISDEKLKELFEVDTFNGLAVTKILKSHFVKAEKESGR